A region of the Variovorax sp. 54 genome:
TCCGAGGCAATCTTCACGACCACGCTCATGGTGGCGAACAGAAAGGCCCCGAGCACCATCCACAGCGCTTGCATCGATTGATATCCAGATCAGAAAAAAGAAAGCCCCGGCGGGTGCGGGGCGAGAGAGGCGAGGGTCAGACGGGTTGTGGCTGCATGGCGTTGCGGTACCACTCGTGGAACTGCTGCATGCCGTCTTCCATGGGGCTCTGGTAAGGGCCCGTTTCGTTGTCGCCGCGCAGCATGAGCGCGCGGCGGCCGGCGTCCATGCGCTCGGCGATCTCGTCGTCTTCCACGCAGGTTTCCATGTAGGCGGCCTGCTGGGCCTCGACGAACTCGCGCTCGAAGGCGACGATTTCCTCAGGGTAGAAGAACTCGACCATGTTGAGCGTCCTGGTCGGGCTCACCGGGTGCAGCGTCGACACGGTGAGCACGTGCGGGTACCACTCGATCATCACGTGCGGGTAGTAGGTGAGCCAGATCGCGCCGTACTTCGGCGGCTTGCCGTCGCGGTACTTGAGCAGTTGCTCCTGCCACTTCTGGTAGACCGGGCTGCCCGCGCGGCCCAGGCGGTTGGCCACGCCCACCGTCTGCACCGAGAACTCGGGCTTGAACTCCCAGCGCAGGTCGTCGCAGGTGACGAAGCTGCCCAGGCCGGGGTGGAACGGGCCGACGTGGTAGTCCTCGAGGTAGACCTCGATGAAGGTCTTCCAGTTGTAGTTGCACTCGTGCAGCTCGACGCGGTCGAGCGCGTAGCCCGAGAAGTCGAGGTCGGCCTGCGGGCCCAGGCCCGCCATGTCGGCCGCCACGTCACGGCCGCTGCCGTCGGCGTTCTTCTCGAACAGAAGGCCGTTCCATTCGGTGAGCGGGTAGTTGTGCAGGTTCAGGCACGGGTCCTGGTCGAAATGCGGGGCGCCGATCAGCGTGCCGGTGGTGCGCGCGTCTTTCGCGGCGTAGGTCCAGCGGTGCAGCGGGCAGACGATGTTGCCGCCGGCCTGGGTGTCGAGCTGGCCCCGGCCCTGCAGGATGAGGGCCTGGCGGTGGCGGCAGACGTTCGAAATGAGCTCCACGCCCTTGGGCGTGTGGACCAGCGCGCGGCCCTGGTGTTCCTGCGGCAGGGTGTGGAAGTCACCCGGCTCGGGCACGGCCAGTCGGTGCCCGACGTAGCGGGGCCCTCGCGCGAAAAGGTTCTGCATTTCGCGGGCGTACAAGGCCTCGTCGAAATACGCGGTAACTGGAAGTTGGCTCGCGGCCTGCTGCAGTTGAAGACTTAAATCAGACATGGAGGACCTGACCAAGCTCCCCACAGGGAGAAAAAAAGAAAAAAACGGAAGGCGCCGTCTGCATGGGTGACGGCCCGAAGAGGTGTGCCGGTGACCGGCGGGGGAAGCGGGGATTGTACCCGGGGGGCATTTTTGCGCCCGCCGGGTTTTTGCCTCGCATCTCCGGGCGTCCTACAGGGTGTTGCAAAGGGCGGCGCACACGTGTGCGGGCTGGCCGGCGGTTCGTTGCGCCCCCGCCCTAAAATGCTTCGTTTCATCCACGATTCGTTGCATGCCCAAGGTGCCTTCTCCTTCCACGACCAGCTCGGCGGCCACGCCCGACACCGGGCCGTTGCCCGCCAGCTACGAAGCCGGGCTCCAGGAACTGGAACAACTGGTTGCAGAACTCGAATCGGGCCAGCTGCCGCTGGACCAGCTGCTGGGCAGCTACCAGCGTGGCGCCGCATTGCTCGGCTTCTGCCGCGACAAGCTGCAGGCGGTCGAAGACCAGATCAAGGTGCTCGACGCCGGCAGCCTCAAGCCCTGGACGGCCGAATGAGCGCCGTCCCGATGACTTCCACTGCCACCACCACCGCCCCCTGGGACGCGAAAACGCTGGCCGGCTGGGCCGAGCCTCACCTGGCCACCGTCGAAGCGGCGCTGTCGCGCTGGGTCGGCGTCGATGCGCCAGTGCTGCTGGGCGACGCCATGCGCTATGCCGTGCTCGACGGCGGCAAGCGGCTGCGGCCGCTGCTGGTGCTTGCGGCCAATGAAGCGGTCGGCGGCAACGCCCACGCCGCGCTGCGTGCGGCCTGCGCCACCGAACTCATCCACGCCTATTCGCTGGTGCACGACGACCTGCCGTGCATGGACAACGACGTGCTGCGCCGCGGCAAGCCCACCGTGCACGTGAAGTTCGGCGAAGCCGACGCGCTGCTCGCGGGCGACGCGCTGCAGGCGCTGGCCTTCGAACTGCTCGCGCCCGAAGGCGACGAGGTGCCCGCCGCGATGCAGGCCCTGCTGTGCCGCCTGCTGGCGCGCGCGGCCGGCAGCCAGGGCATGGCCGGCGGGCAGGCCATCGACCTGGCCAGTGTCGGCATCGCACTGAACGAAACCCAGCTGCGCGAAATGCACCGCCTGAAGACCGGCGCGCTGCTGCAGGGCAGCGTCGAGATGGGCGCCGCCTGCGGCACCGTGTCGCCGGCCGCGCTGGCGGCGCTGCGCGACTACGGCGCGGCCATCGGCCTCGCGTTCCAGGTGGTCGACGACATCCTCGACGTCACGGCCGACTCGCACACCCTGGGCAAGACCGCCGGCAAGGACGCCGCGGCCGACAAGCCCACCTACGTGTCGCTGCTTGGCCTGGACGGCGCGCGCGCGCAGGCAAGCCAGCTGCTCGCCGACGCGATCGCTGCGCTGAACAAGAGCGGCCTGCCCGATACCGCCGCACTGCGCGCCCTGGCCCACATGGTGGTCGACCGCGACCGCTGAGAAGAAAAAAGAACCCACCTCCATGGCTCCGCTGCTTCCCACTCTCCACGACCCTTCGCCGATCCGCCAGTACGACCGGGCCCAGCTCAAGCAGCTGTCCGACGAGGTGCGCGCCTGCGTGCTCGACAACGTCTCGCGCACCGGCGGCCACCTGAGCTCCAACCTCGGCACGGTCGAGCTGACGGTGGCGCTGCACCATGTGTTCAACACGCCGCACGACCGGCTGGTGTGGGACGTGGGCCACCAGACCTACCCGCACAAGATTCTTACGGGCCGGCGCGAGCGCATGCCCACGCTGCGCCAGCTGGGCGGCATCTCGGGCTTTCCGCAGAGGAGCGAGAGCGAGTACGACACCTTCGGCACCGCCCACTCGTCGACCAGCATCTCGGCCGCGCTCGGCATGGCCATGGCCGCCAAGCAGAAGGGCGAGAAGCGCCATGCCGTGGCCATCATCGGCGACGGCGCGCTCACGGCCGGCATGGCCTTCGAGGCGCTCAACAACGCGGGCGTGTGCGACTGCAAGCTGCTGGTGATCCTGAACGACAACGACATGTCGATCAGCCCGCCGGTGGGGGCGCTCAACCGCTACCTCGCGCAGCTCATGAGCGGCAATTTCTACGCCGCCGCCAAGAATGTCGGCAAGAGCATGTTGCGCAATGCGCCGCCGCTGTTCGAGCTGGCCAAGCGCCTGGAGCAGCATGCCAAGGGCATGGTCGTGCCGGCCACGCTGTTCGAGCAGTTCGGCTTCAACTACGTCGGCCCGATCGACGGCCACGACATCGACTCGCTGGTGCCCACGCTCGAGAACCTCAAGCACCTGGACGGCCCGCAGTTCCTGCACGTGGTCACGAAAAAGGGGCAGGGCTACAAGCTCGCCGAAGCCGACCCCGTGGCCTACCACGGCCCGGGCAAGTTCGATCCGCAGGTCGGGCTGGTCAAGTCGACCACGGCGGCCAAGCAGACCTTCACGCAGGTCTTCGGCCAGTGGCTGTGCGACACGGCCGCGCACGACGGCCGGCTCGTGGGCATCACGCCCGCGATGCGCGAAGGCTCGGGGCTCGTGGAGTTCGAAAAGCGCTTTCCTGATCGCTACTACGACGTCGGCATCGCCGAGCAGCACGCGGTCACGTTCGCTGCGGGCCTGGCCTGCGAGGGCCTCAAGCCCGTGGTCGCGATCTACTCGACCTTCCTGCAGCGCGCCTACGACCAGCTGATCCACGACGTGGCGATCCAGAACCTGCCCGTGGTGTTCGCGCTCGACCGCGCGGGCTTGGTGGGTGCCGATGGCGCGACGCATGCAGGCGCGTACGACATCCCGTTCCTGCGCTGCATCCCCAACATGAGCATCGCCTGCCCGGCCGACGAGCGCGAGTGCCGCCAGCTGCTGACGAGCGCCTACGAGCAAAGCCACCCGGTGGCCGTGCGCTACCCGCGCGGCGCGGGCGCCGGCACCACGCCGAACCTCACGCTCGACGCGCTGCCCTTCGGCAAGGGCGAGATTCGCCGCGAAGGCCGGCGCATCGCCATCCTCGCCTTCGGCACGCTGCTGTACCCGGCGCTCACGGCGGCCGAATCGCTCGACGCCACCGTGGTCAACATGCGCTGGGCCAAGCCGCTGGACGTCGAATTGCTGTTGCAGGTCGCGGGCACGCACGACGCGCTCGTCACGCTCGAAGAGGGCGCCATCATGGGCGGCGCGGGCAGTGCGGTGGTCGAGGCCCTGCAGGCTGCCGGCGTCCAGAAGCCGGTGCTGCAGCTGGGCCTGCCCGACCGCTTCATCGAGCACGGCGATCCGGCCAAGCTGCTCGCATCGATCGGTCTCGATGCCGACGGCATTGCCGCCGCAATCAAGAAACGCTTCGTTTGACAAGAGGTCGCAGGGTAAACCCCCGCCGACCGCCTGTAAGCGCGTTTTTACAATCAAAAGGACTCACAAAAGTCCCTGACGCGGTCACAAGCCGCGTTTTGTTTTTTCCAAAGCACTCGGAGTGAATTCAATGGATCGTCGTTCCCTCATCAAAAACGCGGGCATCGCCGGCGTTTTGGCCGCTGGCATCGCACCTGCCGTCCATGCGCAGGCCGCGGTTCGCTGGCGCCTGGCCTCGAGCTTCCCCCGCTCTCTGGACACCATCTTCGGCAGCGCTGAAATGCTCTCGAAGACGGTCAAGGCCCTGTCCGGCGGCAAGTTCGAAATCTCGGTGCACCCCGCCGGCGAGCTGATGCCCGCATTCGGCGTGGTCGATGCCCTGCAGGCCGACACGCTCGAAATGGCGCAATCCGCCGCCTACTACTTCACCGGCAAGGACCCGATCTTCGCGTTCAGCTGCGCTGTTCCCTTCGGCCTCACGGCCCGCCAGAACGACTCGTGGAAAGAGTACGGCAACGGCCGCAAGCTGCTCGACGCCTTCTTCGCGCAGTACAACTTCCGCACCGCCAGCGCCGGCAACACCGGCACGCAGATGGGCGGCTGGTACCGCAAGGAAATCAAGACCGTCGAAGACCTCAAGGGCCTGAAGATGCGCATGGGCGGCGGCGTGTTCGGCGAGGCCATGGCCAAGCTGGGCGTGGTGTCGCAGAACATGCCGGCCGGCGACGTGTACCAGTCGCTCGAAAAGGGCACGCTGGACGCCGCCGAATTCGTCGGCCCGCACGACGACGAAAAGCTGGGCTTCAACAAGGTCGCTCCGTTCTACTACTACCCCGGCTGGTGGGAAGGCGGCGCCGACCTCGAGTTCTTCATCAACAACAAGGCGTTTGCCAAGCTGTCGGACGAGAACAAGGCCATCCTCGAAGCCGCGACCAAGGTTGCCGCACGCGACATGACCGCCAAGTACGACGCCTACAACCCCGTGGCACTGAAGCGCCTCGTGGCTGCCAAGACGCAGCTCAAGGCCTTCCCGAAGGCCGTGATGGACGCCGGCTTCAAGGCCTCGATGGAAGTGTTCGCGCTTCACGAAGGCAAGTCGCCCGAGTTCAAGAAGATCCACCAGGACATGCGCGCCTTCCAGCGCGACCAGATCCTGTGGAACCGCTTCTCGGAGTACCCGTTCAACCAGTACATGAACTCGGTCAAGATCTGACGATCTGCTGAGGCTTCATTGAAAGGCCGGTCTGCGCAAGCAGGCCGGCCTTTTTCTTTGGCGCGCGTTGTTCACGTCTTTCGCGCGGGCATGAAAAAAGCCCCCGGGGTCGGGGGCTTTGGCTTGAGAAGCGGAGGTCGTTCAGGGCTTCTGCGGCGGCGACTTCAACGCGTCCTGCATCGCCTTCATCGGATCGGTCTCGCCGGTCTCGGCCGCCGGCTCGGGCGTCGAAGACGGGGCGGCTGCAGGTGCGGCAGGTGCCGCGCCTTCCGCGCCCGGCACTTCGACCTTCGGCTCGGATTCTTCGGCGCCGCCGTACGGGTCGGCTGCCGGTTGGCCTTCTTCGGGCTTCAGGCTGTCGCGCATCTGCGCACCGATGTCGTCGAGGTTGACCTTCACTTCCTTGTCGAGGCTGCCCGTCACGATCTGTGGGAAGGCGATCAGCACGCCCACCATCGTCAGCTGGATCAGCACGAAGGGAATCGCACCCTTGTAGATCTGCATCGTGGTCACGGGCTCCATGACCTTCTGCGTGACGCGGTCCACGTACTGCTTCTCGGGGGCGACCGAGCGCAGGAAGAACAGCGCAAAGCCGAAGGGCGGGTGCATGAACGAGGTCTGCATGTTCACCGCCAGCAGCACGCCGAACCAGATCAGGTCGATGCCCATCTTGTGCGCCACCGGGGCCAGCAGCGGCACCACGATGAACGACAGCTCGAAGTAGTCGAGGAAGAACGCCAGGAAGAAGATCAGCACGTTCACCGCGATCAGGAAGCCCACCGGGCCGCCGGGCAGCGAGGTCAGCAGGTGCTCGACCCAGATCGGGCCGTCGGCGGCCTGAAACACCAGGCTGAACACCGTGGCGCCGATCAGGATGAACATCACGAAGCTGGACAGCCGCGTGGTCGAGCCCAGCGCCTGCTTGAGCAGCGAGAAGCTCATGCGACGGCGCACCCAGGCCATGATCAGCGCGCCCATGGCGCCCATCGCGCCGCCTTCGGTCGGCGTGGCCACGCCCAGGAAGATGGTGCCCAGCACCAGGAAGATCAGCAGCAGCGGCGGGATCAGCACGAAGGTGACCCGTTCGGCCAGGCGCGACAGCAGGTTGAGCTTGAGGCCCTTGTTGATCAGCGCGATCACCAGCGCCACGAACACGCCGCCGCACATGGCGACCACGACCTTCTCGTCGGTGGCCACGAAGGTCACGGGCTCGCCCTGGAACCAGGTGTGCACGGTCTCCATGTTGCGCGCCAGGAACACGGCCACGACGGCCGACAGCGCGGTGATGCCCACCAGCGAGGCGTAGCCGCCACCGCCGTTGGGTTCGCGGAAGGTGCGTGCCTCGGGCGGCAGCGCCGGCACCTGCGCGGGCTTGAAGATCGCGAGGAACACCACGTACAGCACGTACATGCCCATCAGCATGAAGCCGGGCAGGAACGCGCCCTTGTACATGTCGCCGACGCTCTTGCCGAGCTGGTCGGCCATGATGATCAGCACCAGCGAGGGCGGAATGATCTGCGCCAGCGTGCCCGAGGCGGCGATCACGCCGCTGGCCAGGCGCCGGTCGTAGCCGTAGCGCAGCATGATGGGCAGCGAGATCAGACCCATCGAGATGACCGAAGCCGCCACCACGCCGGTGGTGGCCGCCAGCAGCGCGCCGACGAAGATCACCGCCAGGGCAAGGCCGCCGCGCATCGGGCCGAAGACCTGGCCGACCGTGTCGAGCAGGTCTTCCGCCATGCCGCTGCGCTCCAATATGAGCCCCATCAGCGTGAAGAAGGGCACCGCGAGCAGCGTGTCGTTGGCCATGATGCCGATGAGCCGCTGCGGCAGCCAGGCCATGACGGAGGCCTGGAACACGCCCAGCTCGATACCCACGAGCCCGAAGAACAGGCCGCAGGCGCCGAGGCTGAACGCGACGGGAAAGCCCAATAGCAGGAAGCAGATCAGCCCCGCGAACATGATCGGGGCGAAATTGGCAACAATGAATTCCATGGTGTCTTTTCTGCCTTGGCCGTTCAGTGCTGGGGCTTGGCCGCGGCGGCGTCCGCCTCGGCCTGGCGACGCAGCGCCTCGATGAGTTCGTCTTCGGCGGTCTTGTCGGTCAGGCGGCCCATCGGGTCAGGACCTTCGCCGCGCAGGAACGCGATGCGCTTGATGAGTTCCGACCAGCCCTGCAGCATCAGCAGCACGAAGCCCACCGGCAGTGCCACCCACACCGGCCAGCGGATCAGGCCGCCCGAGTTGCCGGACATCTCGCCCGACTGGTACATCTGGATCACCACCGGCATCGACAGCCACAGCACCGTGACGCACAGCGGCGTCAGGAAGAGGGTGAAGCCGACGATGTCGATCCACACCTGCGTGCGCTTGGACAGGCGGCTGTTCAGCACGTCGATGCGCACGTGTTCCCGCTGCAGCAGCGTGAGGCCGGCGGCCACCAGGAACGACCAGGCAAAGAGGTACCACTGCACTTCGAGGAAGGCGTTGGAACTGGTGTTGAAGACCTTGCGGACGATCGCGTTGAGGGCGCTGATCACCGTGGCGGCCAGGATGAGCCAGATGGCGTATTTGCCGACCTGGGCATTGAGCCAGTCAATGGCCCGGGACAGCTTGAGCAAGCCTTGCATTACATCTCCATTTTTGTATTGGATGCCCCGATACGACGGCACCCGACGCACTGGCTTTGTGTGCCAACGGGTCGGGTGCAAGAGGCGGCACGGATTCTATCGGTGTACGCGGAAAGTTCTTTCGGGGCCTACCCAGGGCTGCGCCGGTGGCCATAATGCGACATGGCCCAGACTCCGCGCCCTCCACCGGCCCCGGCGGCAGCGGGCCCGCTGTCGATCGACTCCCCCGACATGCGCCGCGCCGGCCGCGACCTGCTTTCGCTGGCCCTCATCGACGCCCGCAACCACACGCTGCACCTGCTGTCCCTGTTCGAACAGGCGCTGGGCGAAAGCATGCGCGTGGCGCAGCAGCCGGCGGTGGTGCCGCCGGTCTGGCTGGCGGGCCACATCGGCTGGTTCGCCGAATGGTGGATCGGGCGCAACACCCAGCGCGCCTTCGGCATCGACTGCCCCGTGCGCCCCACGCGGCTGGCTGCCATCGACCCCGACGCCGACGACTGGTGGAACCCCGCCCAGGGCGCGGCCGATCGTTGCTGGTCGCCCGACCTGCCGGGCCTGGGCCAGACCAAGGCCTACCTGCTCGAAACCCTCGAGAGCACGCTCGAACTGCTCGAGAACGCCGCCGAGACCGACGCCGGCCTGTACTTCTACCGGCTCGCGCTGTTCCATGAAGACCTGCGCGGTGAACAGCTCGTGGTGCTGGCGCAGACGCTGGGCCTGCCGCTGAACATCGAGCCGACGCCCGTTGCCGTCACGCGCGAGCCGCTGCTGCTGCCGGCCACGCGCTGGGAGCTCGGCCTGCCCGAACACAGCGGTTTCCTGTTTGCGCAGGAAGGCGGGGCGCACCGCGTCGACGTGCCCGAGTTCGAGATCGACGCCCAGCCCGTCACCTGGGACCAGTACATCGAGTTCGTCGACGACGGCGGCTACGACCGCGAGGAGCTGTGGCACAGCGACGGCTGGCGCTGGCTCGCCGCGCAGACCGAAGGCCGGCGCGGACCGCGCCACGTGGAGCAGATCGGCGTGGCCCGCAACGGCACGGGCGGTTCGGTGCTGCAGCAGCGCTTCGGCGTCACCGTGCGCGCGGCCGGGCACCACAGCGCCGTGCACCTGAGCTGGTGGGAGGCCGACGCTTGGGCGCGCTGGGCCGGCCGGCGCATCGCGACCGAGGTCGAATGGGAAATCGCGGCCCACACGGCCGCGCGGCGCGGCTTCCGCTGGGCCGATGTGCACGAGTGGACCGCAGGCACGCTGCAGCCCTGGCCGGGCTTCCGGGCCGACCCGTGGAGCGCGGGCGGTGAGTTCGACCCGGTGGCTGCATTCGGCCGGGCGCGGGTGCTGCGCGGCGCTTCGTTCGCGACCCGCGCGCGCCTGCGCTCACCGCGCCGCCGTGGCTTTGCGCTGCCTGATTCCGACGACGGCTTCTTCGGCTTCCGCACCTGCGCGGTGTAGCGCGCCCTCAGGGCCGCTCGCCGCCCGCTTCCGACGACAGCGGCGGCGCCACTTCTTCCAGCGGCTTGCGCTCCGCATCGGCCGCGTAGCGCAACGCCAACAGCCCCGCGACGATGACCAGCACGGCGCCGATCAGGTAGCCCACCATCACCGCGCCGCGGCTGCCGGTTTCGATCAGCAGTCCGAACAGCACCGGTGCCACGAAGCCGCCCGCGCCCATGCCGATGGCATAGAAGATCGCGATGGCCATGGCGCGCATCTCGAGCGGGAACACCTCGCTCACCGTCAGGTAGGCCGAACTGGCCGCGGCCGACGCCAGGAAGAACACCGCCGACCAGCACAGCGCCTGGCTGCGCGCGTCGAGCCAGCCCTGCATGAAGGCCCAGCCCGTGAGCGCCAGGCCCACGCCGGCCAGCACATAGGTCAGCGCGATCATCTTGCGCCGGCCCACGCTGTCGAACAGTGGGCCCAGCAGCAGCGGCCCGAGCACGTTGCCCAGCGCGAACGGAAAGATGTACAGCGCCACGCGGCCTTCGGCCACGCCGTAGAAGCGCGTCAGCACCAGCGCGTAGGTGAAGAAGATCGCGTTGTAGAAAAACGCCTGCGACACCATCAGCGCCACGGCCACCATGCTGCGCGCCGGGTAGCGCCGCAACAGCACGCGCGCCACCTCGCGCATCGGCGGGCTGTTCTGGCGCGCGGCGGTGTACGTCACATGGCCTTGCGGAGTGGGCAGTGGGCCGTGCTGCACTTCGACTTCGCGCTCGATGTCCGCGACGATGCGCTCGGCCTCATCCGCGCGTCCGTGCGCGATGAGCCAGCGCGGGCTCTCGGGCACATGGCGCCGCACCAGCAGGATGGCCACCGCCAGCACCGCGCCCAGCGCAAAGCCCGCGCGCCAGCCCCACACCGGGCCGATCACGCGCGCATCGAGCAGCACCAGGCTCAGCGCCGCGCCGAGCGCCGCACCGATCCAGAAGCTGCCGTTGATTGCGAGGTTGACGCGCCCGCGCACGCGCGCCGGAATGAGTTCGTCGATCGCCGAGTTGATGGCCGCGTACTCGCCGCCGATGCCTAGCCCCGTGACGAAGCGGCACAGCGCAAAGAAGGCGAAGTTGGGTGAGAAGGCCGTGGCCAGCGTGCCGATCGTGTAGACCACGAGCGTGAGCAAGAAGAGCTTCTTGCGCCCGAGTCGGTCGGTGAGCCGCCCGAAGACCAGCGCGCCGATCACTGCGCCCGCGATGTAGATCGAGCCCGACCAGCCGATCTCTCCCGCCGTAAGCCCGAGCGTGTCGGGCCGCTCCAGCACCGCGCCGATGGAACCCACCAGCGTGACCTCGAGGCCGTCGAGAATCCAGGCCACGCCCAGCGCGATCACCACGCGCCAATGCCAGCGCGACCACGGCAGGCGGTCCAGGCGGGCAGGGATGTCGCTGCGCAGAACCGTCATGCGCAGCATTCTGGGCGGCTGCCGCGCACGGCGCTGTAGGACCACGCCGGCCGTGGTCCGAAATCAAGGCGCTGCGAATGCGCCGTGGTGGGATCTTCGGCGCCGGTCAGCCGAACACGTTGAACAGTGCCAGCAACCAGCCCGCAACGCCTGCCAGGTTGAGCGACTCAGCCTTCTCCGGCCCCACTTCCTTCAGCACGGGCTCGGTGTCGAGTGTGTTCACGCTCAGCAGGTTGTTCAGGAAGTGGCCCACGTCGCCGTCGAAGGCCGGCTGGATGCGACCGCCGTCATCGCGCATGTTCGCGGCGCGCGTGGTCTCGGTGCCCGCGAAGGTCAGCGCCGTCGTCACGTGGCTGCCGATGACGAGGTAGCGCGACCACGGCATGTAGTAGCCGAAGTTGGGCAGCGGGCCGAGGTCGGCACGCACCAGGTCCAGCTCCTTGCGGAAGAGTTTGAGCTTCGCATCGCGCAGCGCCGAGCCTTCGAGGCCCACGACCTCGGCGTTCTGCGCGCCGATGAAGAAGAAGCGCGAGATGACCTGGTCCTGCTGGAAGCTCGACAGCCCGAAGCGGTCGACGGGGTAGCGCTGCGAGAGCACCTTGCTGAAGTTGCCGGTGGTGCCGCCGGTGGCCTTGGCGATGTCGACCTTCTTGCCCGTCGTCTTTTCCCAGCGCGCGATGAGCCCGCTGGCCTGCTCGGCGTACTCGGGGTGGCCGGGCACACGCAGGTCGGCCGCCAGCGGCTGCTGGAAGAAGCCCCAGGTGTGGCTGGCCAGTTGCCAGAACTTGGCCGCGGGTGTCTTCTCGAGGTCGGCGGCCGAGATCGTCTCGCCGGTGCTGTAGACCGGCGCCGTCAACAGCGGCCCCGAGTCGTTGAGCAGCGCGACGCGTGTCTTCTCGCCGGCGAGCGCCTGCCGGATCATCGGGTAGTTGAACTGCGCCGAGTAGCCGCCGGCACTGCCGCCGTACACCAGCAGTTGCTGCAGGTAGCCGCGCTGCGAGAGGCTCTGCGTGAACTGGTGGTCTTGCAGGAACTTCATGGCCGCGCGCACGTTGTTCAGACCGTTGAAGTTGACGTACTTGGTCTTCGTCGCGTCGCCGGGGGCGGCCGGGTCGTCGAACGCGCGGAAGCTCGCGCCGGCGGACACGTCGCCCGTGCAGTACGGAAAGACGAGCTTGGTCCACTTCTGGGTTTCGGGCGCCGTGGTCGTCTGCCACAGGCGGCCCCACCAGCCGTCGTCCAGCTTGCCCGAGCCGCGACCGAAGAGCAGGCGCGCGGCCGCTTCGACGAGGAAGGTGTTGCCCTCGAGCACCGGCGAGGTGAGCAGCAGCGCGGTGTTCGACACGATGCCGTCGCCCTGGATATAGCCCGAGGGCAGCCCGTCGGGGTTGGCTGCGCCGGTCGCAGCGTCGGGGCGGCACGACTCGAAGTCCCAGCACGCGCCGCCGCCTTCGAAGTCGACCAGCACCTTGTCGCGCATGCCGGCGTCGGAAGAGACCTTGTAGTACATGCGGTAGGGCGTGCCGTTCATGCACGACGCGCCCGAGCTCGCCGGAAAGGTGTACTCGACCCAGGTGTCGAGGTCGGCCGACCAGTTGGGGCCCGCGGCGGGCACGATGGTCTGGCCGGGCTTGGAGCTGGTCGTGAGGCCCGCGTTGTACTTGCGCGTGGCCTCGTCGATGAAGGCCTGCGCGTCGGCGCGGCTGCGCTGTGTGGGGGCGGCGGACGCGCTGCTTTCCTGCACGGGCGTCGAGGCGCTGCTGGCCGCGGCCATCGACAGCGACACGGCCAGCGTGGCCGCGATTTTCCAAAGAACTCTCACCTGCTTCATGTTGTGTGGCTCCTGATTTTTTGCGATGAAGGATTCAGATTCAGTAGTGGCGACTTCGGATCTCGAGCTCTCTGTGCGCCATCACCCGTTGTCGTTCATCGGGGTCCTGCACGGAGGCTTGCACCTCGCCGGCCATCCGGTTCCTGGCCTGCGTGTAGCTCTGGTAGCGGGGTTCGGTGGTGGGCGCGGGGCCGACTTTCTGCCGCGCGTGCGCCTGGAGCGATTCGGTCAGCTGCTTCGTGAGCGCGTCGCGAATGGTGGGGTCGGGCTCGCCGATCTGGATCAGTGCGCGCGTCGACGCGATGGCCTCCACGGGCAGGATCTCGCCGTTGGCCACGTGCCGGGGCAGCTGCTCCAGGATCGCGTACGACTCGTCGCGCCGTTCCTCGTCGCTGAGGTTCGGCAGCATCTGCGCCAGCGTGTTGATGCGGTCCCGGAAGCGCGCAAGCGCGACGATGCGGTCCACCTCCTGCGCCACGTCCTTGCCGGTGCCGGCCAGGT
Encoded here:
- a CDS encoding TRAP transporter large permease codes for the protein MEFIVANFAPIMFAGLICFLLLGFPVAFSLGACGLFFGLVGIELGVFQASVMAWLPQRLIGIMANDTLLAVPFFTLMGLILERSGMAEDLLDTVGQVFGPMRGGLALAVIFVGALLAATTGVVAASVISMGLISLPIMLRYGYDRRLASGVIAASGTLAQIIPPSLVLIIMADQLGKSVGDMYKGAFLPGFMLMGMYVLYVVFLAIFKPAQVPALPPEARTFREPNGGGGYASLVGITALSAVVAVFLARNMETVHTWFQGEPVTFVATDEKVVVAMCGGVFVALVIALINKGLKLNLLSRLAERVTFVLIPPLLLIFLVLGTIFLGVATPTEGGAMGAMGALIMAWVRRRMSFSLLKQALGSTTRLSSFVMFILIGATVFSLVFQAADGPIWVEHLLTSLPGGPVGFLIAVNVLIFFLAFFLDYFELSFIVVPLLAPVAHKMGIDLIWFGVLLAVNMQTSFMHPPFGFALFFLRSVAPEKQYVDRVTQKVMEPVTTMQIYKGAIPFVLIQLTMVGVLIAFPQIVTGSLDKEVKVNLDDIGAQMRDSLKPEEGQPAADPYGGAEESEPKVEVPGAEGAAPAAPAAAPSSTPEPAAETGETDPMKAMQDALKSPPQKP
- a CDS encoding TRAP transporter small permease subunit, producing MQGLLKLSRAIDWLNAQVGKYAIWLILAATVISALNAIVRKVFNTSSNAFLEVQWYLFAWSFLVAAGLTLLQREHVRIDVLNSRLSKRTQVWIDIVGFTLFLTPLCVTVLWLSMPVVIQMYQSGEMSGNSGGLIRWPVWVALPVGFVLLMLQGWSELIKRIAFLRGEGPDPMGRLTDKTAEDELIEALRRQAEADAAAAKPQH
- a CDS encoding SUMF1/EgtB/PvdO family nonheme iron enzyme, whose protein sequence is MAQTPRPPPAPAAAGPLSIDSPDMRRAGRDLLSLALIDARNHTLHLLSLFEQALGESMRVAQQPAVVPPVWLAGHIGWFAEWWIGRNTQRAFGIDCPVRPTRLAAIDPDADDWWNPAQGAADRCWSPDLPGLGQTKAYLLETLESTLELLENAAETDAGLYFYRLALFHEDLRGEQLVVLAQTLGLPLNIEPTPVAVTREPLLLPATRWELGLPEHSGFLFAQEGGAHRVDVPEFEIDAQPVTWDQYIEFVDDGGYDREELWHSDGWRWLAAQTEGRRGPRHVEQIGVARNGTGGSVLQQRFGVTVRAAGHHSAVHLSWWEADAWARWAGRRIATEVEWEIAAHTAARRGFRWADVHEWTAGTLQPWPGFRADPWSAGGEFDPVAAFGRARVLRGASFATRARLRSPRRRGFALPDSDDGFFGFRTCAV
- a CDS encoding MFS transporter, which encodes MTVLRSDIPARLDRLPWSRWHWRVVIALGVAWILDGLEVTLVGSIGAVLERPDTLGLTAGEIGWSGSIYIAGAVIGALVFGRLTDRLGRKKLFLLTLVVYTIGTLATAFSPNFAFFALCRFVTGLGIGGEYAAINSAIDELIPARVRGRVNLAINGSFWIGAALGAALSLVLLDARVIGPVWGWRAGFALGAVLAVAILLVRRHVPESPRWLIAHGRADEAERIVADIEREVEVQHGPLPTPQGHVTYTAARQNSPPMREVARVLLRRYPARSMVAVALMVSQAFFYNAIFFTYALVLTRFYGVAEGRVALYIFPFALGNVLGPLLLGPLFDSVGRRKMIALTYVLAGVGLALTGWAFMQGWLDARSQALCWSAVFFLASAAASSAYLTVSEVFPLEMRAMAIAIFYAIGMGAGGFVAPVLFGLLIETGSRGAVMVGYLIGAVLVIVAGLLALRYAADAERKPLEEVAPPLSSEAGGERP